The Chitinophagales bacterium genome window below encodes:
- a CDS encoding carbon-nitrogen hydrolase family protein: MKVGIAQILVEGGEPERNLERAQKMIEKSAAQGVDLVLLPETLDLAWTHPSAYNEAEPIPGERSRFFSNLAIEHNIWLCLGLTERNGEDIFNTSILINRNGEIVHKHQKINLLEVEFPFYRMGQKLSVVDTEFGKIGINICADNYRNALCLGHSLARMGAQIILAPSSWTVEHFVTEEIDPYEDKWIAPLSELATLYEIPVVSTTSVGYIVGGPYEGKKMVGCSLAIDKHGTIYQSELNEFAGDLKIVDLELGEGKWKGTQFGTMLKQKNYF; encoded by the coding sequence ATGAAAGTAGGCATTGCACAAATTTTAGTAGAAGGCGGTGAGCCTGAAAGAAATTTAGAAAGAGCTCAAAAAATGATTGAAAAATCAGCGGCTCAAGGTGTAGACTTGGTTCTATTACCAGAAACATTAGATTTAGCATGGACGCATCCTAGTGCTTATAATGAAGCGGAGCCTATCCCTGGAGAACGTAGCCGTTTTTTTTCGAATTTAGCTATAGAACATAATATTTGGTTATGTTTGGGTTTAACAGAAAGAAACGGAGAAGATATTTTTAATACCTCTATTCTGATTAATAGAAACGGAGAAATAGTACATAAGCATCAAAAAATAAATTTATTGGAAGTAGAGTTCCCTTTTTACAGAATGGGACAAAAACTAAGTGTAGTAGACACCGAATTTGGTAAAATAGGTATTAATATTTGTGCCGATAATTATAGAAATGCACTTTGTTTGGGGCATTCTTTAGCTAGAATGGGTGCACAAATTATTTTAGCGCCATCAAGTTGGACGGTAGAACATTTTGTTACAGAAGAAATAGATCCTTATGAAGACAAATGGATAGCACCATTATCTGAGTTAGCTACCTTATATGAAATTCCAGTAGTAAGTACAACAAGTGTGGGGTATATTGTTGGAGGTCCTTATGAGGGTAAAAAAATGGTAGGCTGTTCTTTAGCTATAGATAAACACGGCACAATTTATCAAAGTGAACTCAATGAATTTGCTGGAGATTTAAAAATAGTTGACTTAGAATTAGGAGAAGGAAAGTGGAAAGGAACGCAATTTGGTACAATGCTTAAACAAAAAAATTACTTTTAA
- a CDS encoding N-acetyl sugar amidotransferase, whose amino-acid sequence MIKVSGFDKNIEYKRCTRCIADSTVPAISFNKDGVCSLCTFHDKLCKLYPENDEALLKLEKRLDKIKKEGEGKKYDCIIGFSGGRDSTYLLWLAVKKWGLRPLAVHFNDGFDNPVAGENMLNAVRKLGVELRTITSDFRECKDLKIVDLKASTPLLNNGTDIGIGASLYGVAYKEKVKTILYGQSFRTEGIRPIAWAYFDGDLLRSLHKRFGTYPLKKWKPEAPNYNLGLKEMLFYTLNGIKTFAPLYHYPYVRKEAEEIIIKELDWVYPGAHYYDDLYWALITYVHRVKFNIDFRLVAYSALIRSKQMTRKEALEAVKEPYAIEDEKVINLCIKRLGITREQFDEYLKLPPKNFWDYPNSYTKMRLGKIPVWVLSRFGFFTKVFYEKYFNLPYK is encoded by the coding sequence TTGATAAAAGTAAGTGGTTTTGATAAGAATATTGAATACAAGCGTTGTACTCGTTGTATAGCGGATAGTACCGTACCTGCTATTTCTTTTAATAAAGATGGTGTTTGTTCATTGTGCACCTTTCATGATAAGTTGTGTAAGCTTTACCCTGAAAATGATGAAGCTTTATTGAAATTAGAAAAAAGACTTGACAAAATTAAAAAAGAGGGAGAAGGCAAAAAATACGATTGTATTATCGGTTTTAGCGGTGGTAGAGATAGTACTTATTTGTTGTGGTTGGCGGTTAAAAAATGGGGTTTGAGGCCTTTGGCCGTTCATTTTAATGATGGTTTTGACAATCCTGTGGCAGGTGAAAATATGCTTAATGCAGTAAGAAAACTAGGTGTAGAGTTACGAACAATTACATCTGATTTTAGAGAATGTAAAGATTTGAAAATTGTTGATTTAAAAGCGTCAACACCTTTATTAAATAATGGCACCGATATAGGTATAGGTGCATCGTTGTATGGTGTAGCTTATAAAGAAAAGGTAAAAACTATTTTATACGGACAGAGTTTTAGAACAGAAGGGATACGACCTATAGCTTGGGCGTATTTTGATGGCGACTTACTGCGATCGCTTCATAAACGATTTGGCACATATCCACTAAAAAAATGGAAACCTGAAGCCCCAAATTATAATTTAGGGCTTAAAGAAATGCTTTTTTATACATTAAATGGCATTAAAACCTTTGCGCCATTATATCATTACCCTTATGTAAGAAAAGAGGCAGAAGAAATCATTATAAAAGAACTCGATTGGGTATATCCTGGTGCGCATTATTACGATGACTTATATTGGGCCTTAATTACTTATGTGCATCGGGTAAAATTTAACATTGATTTTAGATTAGTAGCTTATTCTGCTTTAATTAGAAGCAAGCAGATGACAAGAAAAGAAGCTTTAGAAGCCGTAAAAGAGCCCTATGCAATAGAAGATGAAAAAGTGATAAATTTATGTATAAAGCGATTGGGAATAACAAGAGAACAGTTTGACGAATACTTAAAATTGCCACCCAAAAACTTCTGGGATTACCCGAATAGTTATACAAAAATGCGATTAGGGAAAATACCTGTTTGGGTATTGTCTCGTTTTGGCTTTTTCACTAAAGTGTTTTATGAAAAGTATTTTAACTTACCTTACAAATAA
- a CDS encoding glycosyltransferase family 2 protein has translation MKPDVTISIPAYNDKHSLVALLNEVKTLNLSEKFKLTILIIDDGSSDGTFVRLQNYVIKDIPIQFVRNQQNKGFGDSFKKAFTLPTSKWVFFISGDHQFPANNLFAMASLMDDYDLIIGKRNKRSDNLYRRLNSKMYNLVISLLARKKITDVNSIVLFKSEILKNLNLKSTSAFINAEFILKALEKNYKFIEVPIIHQSRKHGRGSGGKWSVIKKVIKDVIKYMFS, from the coding sequence ATGAAACCTGATGTTACCATATCCATTCCTGCATACAATGATAAACATTCATTAGTAGCGCTTTTAAATGAAGTTAAAACCTTAAATCTTTCTGAAAAATTTAAGCTTACTATTTTAATTATAGATGATGGCAGTTCGGATGGCACTTTTGTACGTTTGCAAAATTACGTAATCAAAGATATTCCTATACAATTTGTTAGAAATCAGCAAAATAAAGGTTTTGGCGATAGTTTTAAAAAAGCCTTTACACTTCCCACAAGTAAATGGGTGTTTTTTATATCAGGAGATCATCAGTTTCCCGCCAATAATCTTTTTGCTATGGCATCTTTAATGGATGACTATGATTTGATTATAGGAAAGAGAAACAAACGAAGCGATAATTTATACAGAAGATTAAACTCAAAAATGTATAATTTAGTGATTTCATTACTTGCTCGCAAAAAAATAACGGATGTGAATAGTATTGTTTTATTTAAATCTGAAATACTTAAAAATCTAAATCTAAAGAGTACATCTGCTTTTATTAATGCAGAATTTATATTAAAAGCATTAGAAAAGAACTACAAATTCATTGAAGTGCCTATTATACATCAAAGCAGAAAACATGGCAGGGGCTCAGGAGGCAAGTGGTCTGTTATTAAGAAAGTTATTAAAGATGTAATAAAGTATATGTTTAGTTAA
- a CDS encoding DegT/DnrJ/EryC1/StrS family aminotransferase has translation MIVPFYSLQNTNGILQQKLIEAFQKVLQSNSLILGENVEAFQEEFSKFTETKYTIGVSSGLDALKIALKSVGIKKGDEVLVPSNTYIASWLAVSLVGAIPVPVEPEEDTYNINIDKIQAKITSRTKAILPVHMYGNPCEMDKIMDIAQQNNLYIIEDFAQAQGAKCKEKAIGSWGHINATSFYPSKNLGALGDAGAICTNDKELFKKCCLLRNYGSSKKYYNELIGYNNRLDEIQAAFLNVKLQHLDKWNNERRKLAEFYINKLQHIHDIKLPVSKSESYHVYHLFVIKTTQRNKLQAHLRKKGVHTLIHYPVPPHLQKAYNKMGYQKGGLPIAEKLAQNLLSLPLYNGMTEKEQSYVCDKILDFFNSKK, from the coding sequence ATGATAGTTCCCTTTTATTCTTTGCAAAATACAAATGGTATTCTTCAACAAAAATTGATTGAAGCATTTCAAAAGGTTTTACAATCTAATAGTTTGATATTAGGTGAAAATGTTGAAGCATTTCAAGAAGAATTTTCGAAATTTACAGAAACAAAATACACTATAGGCGTTAGTTCTGGACTTGACGCCTTGAAAATTGCTTTAAAAAGCGTTGGTATTAAAAAAGGAGATGAAGTACTTGTCCCTTCTAACACTTATATTGCTTCATGGCTGGCAGTAAGCCTTGTGGGGGCTATACCTGTGCCTGTAGAGCCAGAAGAAGATACGTACAATATAAATATTGACAAGATACAGGCAAAAATAACGAGTAGGACAAAAGCAATTCTGCCTGTACACATGTATGGGAATCCATGTGAAATGGATAAAATAATGGATATTGCACAACAAAACAACTTGTATATAATAGAGGATTTTGCGCAAGCGCAAGGAGCAAAATGTAAAGAAAAAGCCATTGGAAGTTGGGGTCATATTAATGCCACAAGCTTTTACCCATCAAAAAATTTAGGTGCTTTAGGTGATGCCGGTGCAATTTGTACAAATGATAAAGAATTATTTAAAAAATGTTGTTTATTAAGAAATTATGGCTCTTCAAAGAAATATTATAATGAGCTTATAGGTTATAACAATCGTTTAGATGAAATACAAGCTGCCTTTCTGAATGTTAAACTTCAACATTTAGATAAATGGAATAATGAAAGACGAAAATTAGCTGAATTTTATATAAACAAGCTACAACATATTCATGATATTAAACTCCCTGTATCAAAATCTGAGTCTTATCATGTTTATCATCTATTTGTTATTAAAACAACACAACGAAATAAACTACAAGCTCACTTAAGAAAAAAAGGAGTTCATACACTTATACATTACCCTGTGCCACCTCATTTACAAAAAGCATATAACAAAATGGGATACCAGAAAGGAGGATTGCCAATAGCTGAAAAATTAGCTCAGAATCTTTTAAGTTTACCTTTGTATAATGGCATGACTGAAAAAGAGCAAAGCTATGTATGTGATAAAATACTTGATTTTTTTAATTCAAAAAAATGA
- a CDS encoding SGNH/GDSL hydrolase family protein, whose translation MKKQTKHIAFLISFGLILIILFFSTIHVYVNFRIKTGRIPNTSQFWKEYYYVNYTDSFIEGSSTKIYEYDSLLGWRIKPNYSTTTFCNDKTFTSDSLGIRKNGHQSLASKKTILFIGDSFVEGCEVSDFNTLPAFIEQLDSSYHVINAGVGGYGFDQIYLYMKRLLHVFSPNIIVLGYVNADIDRVHLSFRDYYKPYFTLDKDSLMLHNEHIEDSKTFKNNYTSPNRLGLFFEVSKHNNIHQKNVHLSSKLIEAMDAYARSKNFPFYIYFLPTTTDFINSESNLNQVRLFGKVTNSFNKNQIFSASDYIIDRKELIPKREGHWDSTGNYFLAQYFVDSVLPNIITK comes from the coding sequence ATGAAAAAGCAAACTAAGCACATAGCATTTTTAATAAGTTTTGGATTAATATTAATTATTCTTTTTTTTAGTACTATCCATGTTTATGTAAATTTTAGAATAAAAACAGGTCGTATTCCCAACACAAGCCAATTTTGGAAAGAATATTATTATGTTAACTATACGGATAGTTTTATAGAGGGCAGTTCAACAAAAATTTACGAATATGACTCTTTATTGGGTTGGCGTATCAAACCTAACTATAGTACAACAACATTTTGCAATGATAAAACGTTTACTAGTGATTCATTAGGAATTAGAAAAAATGGACATCAGTCTTTAGCAAGCAAGAAGACGATACTTTTTATAGGAGATTCTTTTGTAGAAGGATGTGAAGTAAGTGACTTTAATACCCTTCCTGCATTTATAGAACAGCTAGATTCTAGCTATCATGTTATTAATGCAGGTGTTGGCGGTTATGGTTTTGATCAAATCTATTTATACATGAAGCGTTTATTGCATGTATTTTCTCCAAATATAATTGTTTTAGGATATGTGAATGCTGACATTGATAGAGTTCATTTAAGTTTTAGAGATTATTATAAACCTTATTTTACATTAGATAAAGACAGCTTAATGCTTCACAATGAACATATAGAAGATTCTAAAACATTCAAAAACAATTATACATCGCCCAATAGATTAGGTTTATTTTTTGAGGTATCAAAACATAATAATATACATCAAAAAAACGTGCATCTTTCATCAAAGCTTATAGAAGCTATGGACGCTTATGCAAGAAGTAAGAATTTTCCGTTTTATATTTATTTTTTACCCACAACAACAGACTTTATTAATTCTGAATCTAATTTAAATCAAGTTAGACTTTTTGGAAAAGTTACAAATTCGTTTAATAAAAATCAAATCTTTTCAGCGTCAGATTATATTATTGACAGGAAAGAACTAATTCCTAAACGAGAAGGGCATTGGGATAGCACAGGAAACTATTTTTTGGCTCAATATTTTGTAGATTCAGTGCTCCCAAATATCATAACTAAATGA
- a CDS encoding FdtA/QdtA family cupin domain-containing protein translates to MRNIKPHIIKFEKKGNLPEGYLSIVDCEKNHFFKVKRTYWTYSTPSDIIRGKHAHKESFQILVAVSGEIEVELIDINLNTMKFILNNPNEGLLIPPNYWHTMKYSAGAVQLILSSTSYSLDDYIRDFNDFLNYWKNK, encoded by the coding sequence TTGAGAAATATTAAACCACACATCATTAAGTTTGAGAAAAAAGGTAACCTTCCAGAAGGATATTTGAGTATAGTAGATTGTGAAAAAAATCATTTTTTTAAAGTCAAAAGAACTTATTGGACATACTCAACACCCTCAGATATTATTCGTGGCAAACATGCTCACAAAGAATCCTTTCAAATCTTAGTAGCCGTTTCAGGTGAAATAGAAGTTGAGTTAATTGATATAAATTTAAACACCATGAAATTTATTTTAAACAATCCTAATGAAGGCTTATTAATTCCGCCTAATTATTGGCACACAATGAAATATTCAGCGGGAGCAGTTCAACTTATACTTTCTTCTACATCATACTCTCTTGATGATTATATTAGAGACTTTAATGATTTTTTAAATTATTGGAAAAATAAATGA